AAGCAAGGCGCCCGGTGAGCGTGGTGTCTCGCTGGTCGGGTACAGCCTCGGTGCCCGCGCTATTTACACCTGTATGGCCATCTTGGCCGAGCGACGGGcgtttggtttggtggagAACGTGGTGGTCATGGGCCTTCCGGCGCCTTCGGAGACGGCCATCTGGGTCGCCATGAGAAGTGTGGTGACGGGTCGCATGGTCAATGTGTACTCGGAGAACGACTACATCCTGGGCTTCCTCTGCCGTCAGTGCAGTGTCGAGTATGGAGTTGCAGGTTTGGAGCGAATCGCCGGGGTTGAAAGTATCGAGCAATTGGATGTCTCTGCTAAGGTCAGTAGCCACCTCAGATACCCATACCTCGCCGGCACCATTCTGCATCACATCGGCTGGGAGGACATCGACAAGGAACAGGCCACCCAGCAGGAACACGCCATGTCGAtttgggaggagaagctccGGCAGCACGAGGCGAGAcgggctgctgttgagacGGGCAGGCCGGACCCTTTCAAGACCCTGAACACCTTGACGGATACAACGAACAAGGGTCCCGAGCAAGGTATTATTCGTACCCgcatgaggaagaagaagggcaagaaatGAAGTTTTGGAGGGATTTGATACCGAGTATCTGCACAGGGAATCGCTACCATTGCGTTGATTTTTTTTATTGGGGGATGAAAGACTATGGTCACGAGGCGATATTCAGGCGCCAGATTGCCACCTTACAGGACGAAGCCATGGTTATGACTTATGGCAGCCGGGTTATGCATGGCTGGGAACGTGTTAACTGATGTATGTTGAATTAGCCTGGGTTGTTTCAGTTGGGGAAGGGCGTTCTCTATGTGAGACCAACGCTTTGATGTTAGTACAATGCAATGTTTGCTTTatatgtggtgatggtgcgtcggtggtggtcgttgtGACTTGTTGTGATAGTTtccacctttttttctttcatgCTCATGGGTTCTCTCGGTAGTAGCTCTTTCTGACTAGTGCCAACCTCACTCTGCCGCAACGGCCATGCCACTCCTCACGACAAAGtagccccctcctcccacggTGACCTTTTCGGAGGCGGTTCCCAGCACATCCCACTTCTCGACGTCTCTCTGCTCTTTGGTAGTAGCGTCaaccgtcctcctcctcctcggccgcttcCACTTGCCCACCCGTTCCTCGTTGTCGAGGGCTTCCTTGAGTGTGTCGACTGTGATTGTCGATTCGGCAAGGCCTTCTGGGGTCTCGTCACGGATAGAGGATAGGGGTTCGACGTTGGATGTGTTGACTGATTGgaggtgggcgaggaagTGGAGCTGGGAGTGGAGGTCGGAGAGGATtttggagttgttgttgttgttgttgttgtgaggttctggggaggttggttctgggggaggaagggcgGAGAGTTTGAGAAGGTGGGAGAGTTGGTGTGGGGTtattgatggtgttgatggtgagggggagggggaagaggggaggagggaggtgatggaccaggttgggtttgagaggaggttgtcagGGTCGACTGGGGTGTGAGAGGGGTTTATGGCGGTGGGTTTTTGGGGTAGGGGGGGGTaggaggttgttgaaaaGGCTGAAGAGGGGTGAGATAGGGGGCGGAtttggcggaggggttgccggaggaggtggtgaggtttgATCATGGTGGTGTGTGTCTTGGTGACTGGTTTGAAGAATTGGACagatgggttggtgagaaATTGTTGTTGCCAAATTTCGGGTTTGTGAGAAAATATGGGAGCTTGGATAAGTGAACCTTTCGGCCGCGTGTCGTGATGACGAGATTGGGGTTTTGAGAGTGAAGAAGTGAGCTGTGAAATTAATTGAGCGCGTGGGCTAACTAATTGCGGGTAGGAGCTAGCTGGATTGGTATAGGGTAGGCTGGCGTCATAGCTCCCTTTTTTAGGCCCGGCCGTTGTTGGCCTACCGCCACTTGGCCCCGCCTTACCGACCTACACACACCTACAGCTCACACTCCTGCGCAACCATTCTTGTCTATCAAAGCCCGAGCAGATtttgcgacgacgacgacgacgacgacagcacGAAATCGATACCTCCAGACGATAAATACCaacaaaaggggggaaataAAATAACACAACATGGCTCTCGATCCGCGcgcgttggaggagaaggtgcgTTCTACAGTTGGACACGGGCATAAGAGAGGGCACCGCTGATACGGATTACACAAAACAGGCAAAGAAAACCCTCGCGGGCGCCTCGGGCGgcttcagcttcttcagcGGGAGCAAGGAGGACAAGCTCCAGAATGCGGCGGAGCTGTTTGTCCAGGCGGGAAATGCTTAcaagatggaggggaagagtgCGTTCTTCTTTCCGTCGCTGTGGAAACGATGGGACTAACATGGAGCAGACAAGGAAGCAGGCACCGCATTTGAGCAAGCGGCCAAGATCCACAGAGACAGGCTGAACGAACCCGACGACGCGGCCAACATTATGGTGGACGCCTTCAAGGTCTATAGAAAAGACAACCCCGAGGACGCGGTCCGGTGCTTGGGCGTGGCGATTGATCGGTACACGCAGAAAGGAAACTTTAGACGGGCGGCGAGTCACAAGGAGAACGAAGGGGCGgttctggaggaggagttgggggatcggaggagggcgatggagAGTTATGAGAAGGCTGCACAGTGGtatgagggggatggggccAATGCGTAGGTTTCTGGAATTCAAGCACTTTATGGGTTGATGCTAACGTGGATGACAGGCTGGCCAACAAGCTCTGGCTCAAGGTGGCGGATATTGCTGCTTTGGAAGGGGATTATCACAGGGCGATTCAGAACTTTGAAAAGGTGGCTGATTCGTCGCTTGATAACCACTTGATGAAGTACTCGGTCAAGGAGTACTTCTTCAAGGCGGGGATTTGCATTTTGGCGACCAAGGACTTGGTTAGTGCGCGCCGCAATATCGAGAGGTACAGGGAAAAGGACCCGTCGTTTGGTTCGCAGCGTGAGTTTAAGCTCCTGTCGGCCCTGAttgaggctgttgaggcggGCAACCAGGAGGTGTTTACGGATGAGCTCTATGCGTACGATCAGATGAGCCGGTTGGACAAGTGGAAGACAGAGTTGTtggtcaagatcaagaaccAGATTGAGGAGGCAGATAACGAGTTCTCGtagagaggaggatgatgaaatGATGATTGGGGTTTATTATGGCGTttggggtggatggtggtatatttgctgctgcttcgtGGGAGAAGGGCGGGAACCTTTCGAGTACATGATACACTGATGAGATTACCGGTAGCCAGGGTGAATTTGATAGAGATTTGTTTTACAGAGCAATGAGTGAGAACCTTCTTGGCCTGTCAGACAGACATACATAACCCTGGTGAAGGTTAAGCTCACGATTAACCCTTATCCGCGCACAAAAATGGTGGGGTCGCTGCGATAACCGATAACACCCAACTTTTTTGAATTGGTCTGAAATTTCTCGAGTTTGACTTGGAGAACCCCGGACTTGCATGCCATTGACGACCTCAGAAACCGTCAAAATGGCCTCTCTTACGTTGACGGAGAAGCTGGACAAGATCCGGTCGCCAAATCTGCAGAGTCAGAAGCAGGTAGGTTTTATTCACTAATCAGTCTTGTCTTGAACAGCTTCTTGCAGAGCTGGGGGCTGATAAGGGACTGCGAACGGAATACTGACCATGATCCGCAGACCGCCAGCATTCTCGAAGGTGTCGAGGCCGCCTTCAAGGAACAAAACACACAACCCACACCAACAGCTTACTTCGCTGCCCTGCTCAGTCTTCTCGACAACAAGACGCTCGCCCAACCCGTCATCTACCTCCTCGACATTGTCACCCCCTACGCGCCCGAGCCCCTCCTCCGCGCCAAGTTCACCCAGATCCTCGAACTGTTGGCACCAGTCCTGTCGCAACCCGATGCCGATGCCCCGTTAGTCAGAGCCTCGATTGGTGTTCTTGAGAGTCTGCTGCTTGCTCAGGATGCCGTTGCTTGGGAGCAGAGCGCCGCCGTCATGGGCCCCCGCCGGGCTGTCGGCGGTCTCTTGAGCTTTTCGCTTGACCCTCGGCCGAAGGTGCGCAAGAGAGGCCAGGAGGCCCTGCGCAAGATTCTTAGGAGCCCTCCTCCTAGCCCGTCGCTCGACCACCCTGTTGCGCCAATGTGCGCCGAGACTGCCATGATGAGCTTGAAGGCTGTGGCTGAGAAGGCCGCtcagttgaagaaggagaagaaaggaTCTGAGTCTTCGACTGATCCCGAGCTTATTCACGCTTTGCAGTTGGTCAAGTCTGTTGCTTCGGCTAGTGGTGGATGGCCGAGCAAGAAGATTGAGTCGCTTTgcgagctgctgcttggcATCGCTCGCTCCGGAAACGAGCACATGAGCATGGCGGTGTTTGACATCTTCGAGATGATCTTTGAGGGGATGGCTGAGGATGTGGCTTCGTCGAAGCTGCCGAGATTATTGGAGATCATCAAGGAGTTGCGCCCAGCACCAAACGATACCCAGCTTCTTCCCGCGTGGATCGCCATTCTCTCGAGAGCGTACGACGTTTCGGCCCAGGTTGAGCCGGAGGAGACGTTCCAGGGGCTTTTGGACCCTTTCAACTTGGTGGCTTCTTATCTTGAGTCTGAGGCCAAGAACATTCGCATTTCGGCGTCCGAGTGCTTGGTTTCTTTTATGGCCAACTGCGTGCCTGCTTCGGTTCTTGTTGAGCCATCGATTTACGACGAGAAGGTCATCGGACAGTTGGTCGAGACTGCCGAGAGCCTTTTGACGCTCAAGTATCAGGCTGCTTGGCTCGAGACGTTCAACGTTCTCGGTGCCATGTTTGACtcgttgaggtggagggcggATCCTTACATGCTCAAGATCACTCAGAGCATCGGTGAGATGCGCGGAAACGACTCGTTTACTGGCAAGcaggaggcggatgaggtTCTTGGGAAGGCCATCCGGGCCATGGGTCCTGAGTCTGTCTTGAAGGTTCTCCCCCTGAATCTTGTCAGACCGGCGAGAGGCCAGCCAGGCAGAGCTTGGCTGCTGCCTCTTCTGCGCGACTACacatccaacaccaacctggCGCACTTTAAGAACGAACTTGTGCCCGTGAGCGCCGCCATGTTCCAGCGCGTGTTGGACCACGGTGCTGCGCCCAAGACTATGGAGATCAAGATTTTCGAGACTGTTGTTCAACAGATATGGTCTATCCTCCCCGGCTACTGCGACTTGCCCCTGGATCTGACTGAGGCTTTCGACAAAACTTTCGCGGAGACGCTTACTACGCTTCTTTACGAACAGGTTGAGTTGCGCCTCGACGTCTGCCGCTCGCTCAAGGCTCTGGTCGAGTCCAACCAGGCTGTTGTCTCGGCCGAGGAAGCCGATCCTGCTCTTGAGAGCAGAGTCAGCAAGGAGACAGCGGCCAAGAACTTGGGGTACCTTGGTACCACGTTTGCCGCTGACTTCCTCGCCGTTCTCTTCAACGTTTACAGCACCACTCTTCCTCAGAAGCGTGGCCCTGTTCTTCAGACTATCAACGCCTACCTCAGCATTATCCCTGCTGCCCGCCTGACCGAGACTTTCGATCTTGTTTGCACCAAGCTTGCCGAGGCTCTCCAGCAGGCCCCTGAGCccaaggagcagaagcagcagaaggGCGAGCAGATGCCCTCTACCGCCCACACCCTGATGGATCTCGTTGTTACCATGTCCATCTACCTCCCCAGAGAAAGCTTCGAGGCCCTTTTCAGAATTGCTGCCCTTGTTGTCTTCAAGGATGACGACCCTCAACTGCAGAAGAAGGCCTACAAGCTCATCCCACGCCTGGCTGATGCCGAGATTGGCCGTGCTGCCCTTACTCAGAGAAACGAAGAGCTCCAGGCTCTTATCCTGTCCAGCGCTGAGAAGGTGTCGGCCCCGGCCAGAAGGGAGCGTCTTGCTGCTATTGCTGCCATGCTTCCCTTCGTTCCTGACACCCAGCTTCACTTCATCCCCTCGGTGCTTTCCGAAGTTGTCATCAGCTGCAAGGAGCAGAACGAGAAGGCCCGCACCATTGCTTTTGACCTCTTGGTTCTTATGGGCCAACGTATGGTCAACTCTCACGGTGCTGTCATTGACAACAGCAAGGTCCCCCACATGCCCAAGGACGCCCCTGCCGCTACGGCCTCCGTTGAGGAATTCTTCACCATGGTCAGCGCCGGTCTTGCCGGTAGCACCCCCCACATGATTTccgcctccatcaccgccatcacccGCATCCTCTACGAGTTCCGTGAGACCATCAGCGAAGCGACCATGTCCGACTTGGTCCAGACGATGGATCTCTTtctcacctccaacaaccgCGAGATTGTCAAGTCCGTGCTTGGCTTCGTCAAGGTGTGCATCCTCAGCTTGCCCACCGAGATGATGCTCCCCCGTCTGGAgactctcctccccaacctgaTGGTCTGGAGCCACGAGCACAAGGGCCACTTCCGCGCCAAGGTCAAGCACATTATCGAGAGAATGATTCGTCGGTttggggtggatgtggtcaTGAGGTACTGCCCGGAGGACGACAAGAAGCTTATCACCAACATCCGCAAGACCAAGGAGCGcagcaagaggagaaaggaCGCTGCCAAGAACGCGGAGGAGAgcgatggggaggatgatgggaggaggaagaacaGGTTTGAGAGCGAGTATGACCAAGCGCTGTACAGCAGCGAGTCGGAGGGTGAGCAGAGTGATGATTCGGATGTGGAGATGACGGGGAGGAAACAGAAGGGTGGGAAGAACAAGGGGGGGAGCGCGTATAttttggaggatgaggatgagccGTTGGATCTGCTGGATCGTAACGCACTGGCGAATATTTCTTCGACGAAGCCGATGAAGCAGAAGGcaagggagaagaagaaggtgaagagggataTGGATGGGAAGTTGATTttggggcaggaggaggagggtgaggggatggatgttgatatgggtggtggtggtaatgaGGAAGAGAGTGGAGTTGGTGCGTACGTGGCTGCGCTGAGGGGCAAGGATGTGCCGATTAGGGGTATGAGGGGTAAGTTGaagtggaagagggggaggaagaatgaggagggggatgatagtgatgatgggatggatatTGATGAGGGGGCTGCCAAGGCCATTAGAGAGAGGCCGGGGAAtcagagggggagagggggggatagagggagaggtggtgatcGGGGtagaggtgggagagg
This window of the Podospora pseudoanserina strain CBS 124.78 chromosome 3, whole genome shotgun sequence genome carries:
- a CDS encoding hypothetical protein (EggNog:ENOG503P3YD; COG:S); this translates as MIKPHHLLRQPLRQIRPLSHPSSAFSTTSYPPLPQKPTAINPSHTPVDPDNLLSNPTWSITSLLPSSPSPSPSTPSITPHQLSHLLKLSALPPPEPTSPEPHNNNNNNNSKILSDLHSQLHFLAHLQSVNTSNVEPLSSIRDETPEGLAESTITVDTLKEALDNEERVGKWKRPRRRRTVDATTKEQRDVEKWDVLGTASEKVTVGGGGYFVVRSGMAVAAE
- the SEC17 gene encoding vesicular-fusion protein S17 (BUSCO:EOG09263X22; COG:U; EggNog:ENOG503NWP2); the encoded protein is MALDPRALEEKLDTGIREGTADTDYTKQAKKTLAGASGGFSFFSGSKEDKLQNAAELFVQAGNAYKMEGKNKEAGTAFEQAAKIHRDRLNEPDDAANIMVDAFKVYRKDNPEDAVRCLGVAIDRYTQKGNFRRAASHKENEGAVLEEELGDRRRAMESYEKAAQWYEGDGANALANKLWLKVADIAALEGDYHRAIQNFEKVADSSLDNHLMKYSVKEYFFKAGICILATKDLVSARRNIERYREKDPSFGSQREFKLLSALIEAVEAGNQEVFTDELYAYDQMSRLDKWKTELLVKIKNQIEEADNEFS
- the RRP12 gene encoding pre-rRNA processing protein (BUSCO:EOG092608AV; EggNog:ENOG503NZ15; COG:S), translated to MPLTTSETVKMASLTLTEKLDKIRSPNLQSQKQTASILEGVEAAFKEQNTQPTPTAYFAALLSLLDNKTLAQPVIYLLDIVTPYAPEPLLRAKFTQILELLAPVLSQPDADAPLVRASIGVLESLLLAQDAVAWEQSAAVMGPRRAVGGLLSFSLDPRPKVRKRGQEALRKILRSPPPSPSLDHPVAPMCAETAMMSLKAVAEKAAQLKKEKKGSESSTDPELIHALQLVKSVASASGGWPSKKIESLCELLLGIARSGNEHMSMAVFDIFEMIFEGMAEDVASSKLPRLLEIIKELRPAPNDTQLLPAWIAILSRAYDVSAQVEPEETFQGLLDPFNLVASYLESEAKNIRISASECLVSFMANCVPASVLVEPSIYDEKVIGQLVETAESLLTLKYQAAWLETFNVLGAMFDSLRWRADPYMLKITQSIGEMRGNDSFTGKQEADEVLGKAIRAMGPESVLKVLPLNLVRPARGQPGRAWLLPLLRDYTSNTNLAHFKNELVPVSAAMFQRVLDHGAAPKTMEIKIFETVVQQIWSILPGYCDLPLDLTEAFDKTFAETLTTLLYEQVELRLDVCRSLKALVESNQAVVSAEEADPALESRVSKETAAKNLGYLGTTFAADFLAVLFNVYSTTLPQKRGPVLQTINAYLSIIPAARLTETFDLVCTKLAEALQQAPEPKEQKQQKGEQMPSTAHTLMDLVVTMSIYLPRESFEALFRIAALVVFKDDDPQLQKKAYKLIPRLADAEIGRAALTQRNEELQALILSSAEKVSAPARRERLAAIAAMLPFVPDTQLHFIPSVLSEVVISCKEQNEKARTIAFDLLVLMGQRMVNSHGAVIDNSKVPHMPKDAPAATASVEEFFTMVSAGLAGSTPHMISASITAITRILYEFRETISEATMSDLVQTMDLFLTSNNREIVKSVLGFVKVCILSLPTEMMLPRLETLLPNLMVWSHEHKGHFRAKVKHIIERMIRRFGVDVVMRYCPEDDKKLITNIRKTKERSKRRKDAAKNAEESDGEDDGRRKNRFESEYDQALYSSESEGEQSDDSDVEMTGRKQKGGKNKGGSAYILEDEDEPLDLLDRNALANISSTKPMKQKAREKKKVKRDMDGKLILGQEEEGEGMDVDMGGGGNEEESGVGAYVAALRGKDVPIRGMRGKLKWKRGRKNEEGDDSDDGMDIDEGAAKAIRERPGNQRGRGGDRGRGGDRGRGGRGGGRGGGRGGRGGIAAGRRGLGQDKQKGPGGFGGVRKGGRGRA